In Aliivibrio wodanis, a genomic segment contains:
- a CDS encoding amino acid ABC transporter, inner membrane component, producing the protein MQQKVSLRLNRLDWTLLAIIASFVLWLWVKESGSLAYHWQWSRALELLFTRKSDGSLPYFFDGVFSTLRLTFWGMLFALVFGVLLGLGRRSPLAVIRAISNSYIQLIRNIPPLVFIFIFYFFIANQLVPLFGLESLLREHNGDINAVQSFLFGSANLWENLIAGVLCIGMISAAYIGEVVRSGLDAIPQGQHEAARSLGLSTWDRYRYIIAPQVFKVIIPSLAGQCISLVKDSSIISLISIQELTFVGTEIANSSGMIFEIWIVVALCYFILCFGLSRLFAYWERDNVVNK; encoded by the coding sequence ATGCAGCAAAAAGTTTCTTTAAGATTAAATCGATTAGATTGGACATTACTGGCTATTATTGCCAGTTTTGTTCTTTGGTTATGGGTAAAAGAGAGCGGTAGCCTTGCTTATCATTGGCAGTGGTCTCGTGCTCTTGAGCTATTATTCACTCGTAAATCAGATGGTTCATTACCGTATTTTTTTGATGGGGTATTTTCAACATTACGATTAACATTTTGGGGAATGCTCTTTGCTCTCGTGTTTGGTGTTCTACTTGGCTTGGGTCGTCGCTCACCACTGGCTGTTATTCGAGCGATATCAAATAGCTATATTCAACTTATTCGCAATATTCCGCCGTTAGTGTTTATTTTTATCTTCTACTTTTTCATTGCGAATCAACTCGTTCCCCTATTCGGTCTTGAGTCACTACTTCGAGAGCACAATGGCGACATTAATGCCGTACAGTCTTTTCTATTTGGTTCTGCCAATTTATGGGAAAACTTAATTGCAGGGGTACTTTGTATCGGTATGATTTCAGCGGCGTATATTGGTGAAGTTGTTCGTTCTGGTTTAGATGCAATTCCTCAAGGGCAACATGAAGCAGCAAGAAGCTTAGGATTATCAACCTGGGATCGCTATCGCTATATTATTGCCCCTCAGGTATTTAAAGTGATTATCCCTTCTTTAGCTGGGCAGTGTATTTCTTTAGTTAAAGACTCTTCCATTATTTCACTTATCTCTATACAAGAGCTCACCTTTGTCGGTACTGAGATTGCAAACTCAAGTGGTATGATATTTGAAATCTGGATTGTTGTGGCACTTTGCTATTTTATTTTGTGTTTTGGCTTGTCTCGTCTTTTTGCTTATTGGGAAAGAGATAACGTAGTAAATAAATAA
- a CDS encoding amino acid ABC transporter, ATP-binding protein translates to MTNNNTKRPNIISFETVDKYYGQFHALKNINLTIHEGEKVVICGPSGSGKSTLIRCINALESIQNGTLTLFNQPLSSKQLMKGQVGMVFQHFNLFPHLTVLENLTLAPIKTLKLSKQEATQRALTYLQRVNIAEQVNKYPSQLSGGQQQRVAIARSLCMEPQVLLFDEPTSALDPEMISEVLDVMSDLAKDGMTMVCVTHEMGFAKKVADRVVFMDEGEIVEIAEPLAFFDNPQHQRTQHFLNQILNY, encoded by the coding sequence GTGACTAATAATAATACAAAGAGACCCAATATCATTAGCTTTGAAACTGTTGATAAATACTACGGTCAATTTCACGCATTAAAAAACATCAACCTCACGATTCACGAAGGTGAAAAAGTGGTGATTTGTGGCCCATCAGGTTCTGGTAAATCTACCTTAATCCGGTGCATTAATGCGCTAGAATCAATTCAAAATGGTACTCTGACTCTCTTTAATCAACCTCTCTCTTCTAAACAATTGATGAAGGGCCAAGTGGGGATGGTTTTCCAACATTTCAATTTATTTCCGCACTTAACGGTATTAGAAAACCTAACCCTTGCACCAATCAAAACTTTAAAACTGTCAAAACAAGAAGCTACACAACGAGCGCTAACTTATTTACAACGAGTCAACATAGCAGAACAAGTAAATAAGTACCCCTCTCAACTCTCTGGTGGGCAACAGCAACGTGTCGCTATTGCTCGTTCACTCTGTATGGAACCTCAAGTTTTATTATTCGATGAACCCACATCTGCTCTTGATCCTGAAATGATCAGTGAAGTATTAGATGTAATGTCGGATCTTGCTAAAGACGGCATGACGATGGTATGTGTAACTCATGAAATGGGGTTTGCAAAAAAAGTGGCCGATAGAGTGGTCTTTATGGATGAGGGGGAAATTGTGGAGATCGCAGAGCCTCTCGCATTTTTTGATAATCCACAACATCAACGTACTCAACATTTCTTAAATCAGATTTTAAACTATTAA
- a CDS encoding amino acid ABC transporter, extracellular solute-binding protein, translating into MKQLLLSFLSLSLLFSSSVFSAPSSDSTPNVAKIKDRGSLKVGLSTFVPWAMRNKQGDLIGFEVDVAKRLAKDSGLNIEFIPTAWDGIIPSLISGKFDVIIGGLTITDERSKSVLFTIPYSHSGVQVAANKKMTEGFTHEQFNSRRVKFAARRGSVTVAAIKEHFPKAKVLQFDDDAQAFQEVLNGNAHAVAASTPKPEFDSIKYSDILYLPFEERLSQGNEAFAVRLGEEDKKAYFDEWIKARTEDGWLKERYDYWFTSLDWQSQTAN; encoded by the coding sequence ATGAAGCAATTACTACTGTCATTTCTTAGCCTGAGTTTACTGTTTAGTAGCTCAGTATTTTCAGCACCCTCATCAGATAGCACTCCAAATGTTGCTAAAATTAAAGACCGAGGCTCGCTTAAAGTCGGTTTAAGCACTTTTGTTCCTTGGGCAATGAGAAATAAACAAGGTGACCTTATTGGTTTTGAAGTTGATGTCGCTAAGCGTTTAGCCAAAGATTCTGGTTTAAACATTGAATTTATTCCAACGGCTTGGGATGGCATTATTCCATCTCTTATCTCTGGTAAATTTGATGTAATCATCGGTGGCTTAACAATTACTGATGAACGATCTAAAAGTGTTCTATTCACTATTCCTTATTCTCATTCTGGCGTTCAAGTTGCCGCCAATAAGAAGATGACGGAAGGCTTTACTCACGAACAATTTAATTCTCGTCGTGTAAAATTTGCCGCTCGTCGTGGCTCAGTAACTGTTGCTGCAATTAAAGAGCACTTTCCAAAAGCAAAAGTTCTTCAGTTTGATGATGATGCACAAGCATTCCAAGAAGTATTAAACGGTAATGCTCACGCAGTTGCTGCTTCTACACCAAAACCTGAATTCGACAGCATCAAATACTCTGATATCTTATATTTACCGTTTGAAGAACGCCTATCTCAAGGCAACGAAGCCTTTGCAGTACGTCTTGGTGAAGAAGATAAAAAAGCCTACTTTGATGAGTGGATAAAAGCTCGTACTGAAGATGGCTGGCTAAAAGAGCGTTATGATTATTGGTTTACTAGCCTAGATTGGCAATCACAAACAGCGAACTAA
- a CDS encoding methyl-accepting chemotaxis protein, with product MKFRHKIITVFSIILLCTLSILSIVQYLTMKKEVEQQVELSILEVVDGVRNTVTAELSGKIKLAEYATAMISEDTTPSSIKMVLQQQQIKDSFILAGIGFEDGRDFISNDPSWNPVGYDPRTRSWYKAAKQERKTIITAPYEDAATKQILISIGTEVKENGRFNGAIFFDLSLGGLADLVNQVELFGAGYLFIVDQDGTVIAHPNSDYNGKSFNEFLPQVNQNSSMQTIDLDGSPHTVNFTDIQGQTWSVGVVLDQNKVFEQINELRTSSIFYSIIAIVIAIIIMSVVLSRLIKPVQTLNEAINNVASGEADLTQRLDTKIDPEFAPLARGFNQFIENLQNQVTETKALSHQLLSGTQDISSGAQSSVNAMNTQMMELEQLATAMNQMAATSVDVANNVQQAAEFAKQADNATENGMTVVTQSTSEITELSNDIDKAVTEVESLEKATDGIGTILRVINDIAEQTNLLALNAAIESARAGEAGRGFAVVADEVRTLAQRTQQSTTEIATMIEQLQSGASRVSSAMSSSQQRAESTVTKAQQTADALAQIRETIQQINDMNIHIASAAEEQSHVAEEINGKTVNIKDLSTQVHEMAHGAGVAINQQVELVESQERIMNKFTV from the coding sequence ATGAAGTTTCGACACAAAATAATTACAGTATTTTCAATCATTTTGCTATGTACATTATCAATATTGAGTATTGTTCAATACTTAACCATGAAAAAAGAAGTGGAGCAACAAGTTGAGTTAAGCATTTTAGAGGTAGTCGATGGAGTCAGAAATACCGTGACAGCAGAGCTGTCAGGTAAAATTAAATTGGCAGAGTATGCAACTGCAATGATTTCAGAAGATACCACACCAAGCTCAATTAAAATGGTATTGCAGCAGCAACAAATAAAAGACTCCTTTATTCTTGCCGGTATTGGTTTTGAAGATGGGCGTGATTTTATCAGTAATGATCCTTCTTGGAACCCTGTAGGTTACGATCCAAGAACGCGTAGTTGGTATAAAGCGGCTAAGCAAGAAAGAAAAACTATTATTACAGCTCCTTATGAAGATGCAGCAACTAAACAGATATTGATCTCTATTGGTACAGAGGTTAAAGAAAATGGTCGTTTCAACGGAGCTATATTTTTTGATTTAAGTCTTGGAGGCCTTGCGGATTTGGTAAACCAAGTCGAACTGTTTGGTGCTGGTTATCTATTTATTGTGGATCAAGATGGAACGGTTATTGCTCACCCAAATAGTGATTATAACGGTAAGTCATTTAATGAATTTTTGCCTCAGGTTAATCAAAACTCAAGTATGCAAACCATTGATTTAGATGGTTCACCACACACAGTTAACTTTACAGATATACAAGGTCAAACTTGGTCTGTTGGTGTGGTATTAGATCAAAATAAAGTGTTTGAGCAGATTAATGAACTGCGTACGAGCTCAATCTTCTATTCAATAATTGCCATTGTTATTGCGATTATTATCATGTCAGTAGTCCTTTCTCGCTTAATAAAGCCAGTACAAACTCTTAATGAGGCGATTAATAATGTTGCTTCAGGTGAAGCCGATTTAACTCAGCGTTTAGATACTAAAATAGACCCAGAGTTTGCGCCATTAGCGCGTGGTTTTAACCAATTTATTGAAAACTTGCAAAATCAAGTTACTGAGACAAAAGCATTAAGTCATCAATTATTAAGTGGCACACAAGATATCTCATCTGGTGCGCAAAGCTCAGTAAATGCGATGAATACACAAATGATGGAACTTGAACAGTTAGCGACGGCAATGAATCAAATGGCTGCGACTTCTGTCGATGTTGCTAATAACGTTCAACAAGCGGCGGAGTTTGCAAAGCAAGCGGATAATGCAACTGAAAATGGTATGACAGTAGTTACTCAATCGACGAGTGAGATCACTGAGCTTTCGAATGATATAGATAAAGCTGTTACTGAAGTTGAATCGCTAGAGAAAGCAACGGATGGAATAGGAACCATACTGCGTGTAATTAATGATATTGCAGAGCAAACCAACTTATTGGCGTTGAATGCTGCGATAGAGTCAGCACGAGCAGGAGAAGCTGGCCGAGGTTTTGCTGTTGTTGCTGATGAAGTAAGAACATTAGCGCAACGTACTCAGCAATCAACCACTGAAATCGCAACCATGATTGAACAATTGCAATCAGGCGCGTCGAGAGTCTCATCTGCCATGTCAAGCAGCCAACAACGTGCTGAATCAACGGTGACTAAAGCACAGCAAACGGCCGATGCGCTGGCTCAAATTCGTGAGACAATACAGCAAATTAATGATATGAATATTCACATAGCTTCCGCAGCGGAAGAGCAAAGCCATGTAGCTGAAGAGATAAATGGTAAGACGGTAAATATTAAAGATTTATCGACCCAAGTTCATGAAATGGCACATGGGGCTGGTGTGGCGATCAATCAACAAGTAGAGCTTGTGGAGAGCCAAGAAAGGATCATGAATAAGTTTACCGTGTAA
- a CDS encoding amino acid ABC transporter, system inner membrane component has product MRRLTAILSPVFSALLQISLLGLALYWILDSGAQAMNYQWQWDRVPDYLFFYEDGEWFPAELIEGLLVTLNISALSAVATLFIALITALLRLSDSIVGRSIATFYIEVIRNTPLLVQIYLLYFVFGPFLGLERTTTAILALALFQGAYTAEILRSGLVNLPKGQLEACKTLGLSPFNSYRYVVFPQVIRNTLPSLTNELVSLIKNSSIVSVMAIFDLTTEGRNIVSETAMPFEIWFSVAAIYLIITLTLSGLSAWLEHRMHNAH; this is encoded by the coding sequence ATGCGTCGTTTAACCGCCATTTTATCCCCTGTTTTTTCAGCCCTCTTACAAATATCTTTATTAGGTTTAGCCTTGTATTGGATATTAGACAGTGGCGCACAAGCCATGAACTACCAATGGCAATGGGACCGCGTGCCTGATTATCTGTTTTTCTATGAGGATGGCGAATGGTTCCCTGCTGAACTTATCGAGGGATTACTCGTTACGCTAAACATTTCAGCCCTGAGTGCTGTAGCTACACTCTTTATTGCTCTGATTACTGCGCTGCTACGTCTGTCTGATTCTATTGTCGGGCGAAGTATTGCTACTTTTTATATTGAAGTAATAAGAAACACCCCACTATTAGTGCAAATCTACTTATTGTATTTTGTATTTGGTCCTTTTTTAGGATTAGAGAGAACGACTACGGCAATTCTTGCACTCGCCTTATTTCAAGGGGCATATACCGCTGAGATCTTACGCTCTGGTCTAGTCAATTTACCCAAAGGCCAGTTAGAAGCGTGTAAAACCTTAGGCTTATCGCCATTCAATAGTTATCGCTACGTAGTATTCCCTCAGGTGATCAGAAATACACTGCCTTCTTTAACTAATGAATTAGTATCTTTAATTAAAAACTCTTCTATAGTCAGTGTGATGGCCATTTTTGATTTAACCACTGAAGGCCGAAATATTGTCTCAGAGACGGCGATGCCATTTGAGATTTGGTTCAGCGTCGCTGCCATTTATTTAATTATCACATTAACACTTTCTGGGCTATCCGCTTGGTTAGAACATCGAATGCATAATGCACATTAA
- a CDS encoding methyl-accepting chemotaxis protein: protein MKFRHKVIAAFSVVMTCTLGMLSMLQYLNMKQEVEQQVNSSILEVVDGVRSTVSAELAGKVMLADYVTGLIDTNDSSEEITSILSQPELKQLFLLVGIGFEDGSFLGNDPSWRPTDYDPRARGWYIDSKQLRKTFITAPYEDAATKDILISIATTVEENGQFKGSLFFDLSLGVLADLVNQVELFDAGYLFIVDQDGTVIAHPESKYNGKLYNEFLPNVQLQSGTQTIEMNDSPYNVTFTAIDGQTWSIGVVLNEEKIFESVVELRDTSLLYSALAVIIAIILMLIFISKLIQPVQVLNEAIDNVASGEADLTQRLDINIDAEFAPLARGFNQFIENLQNQVTETKNLSQQLIQGTHQISSGAQESANAMNTQMMELEQLATAMNEMAATSVDVAGNVQSAAEYAKQADDATENGMNVVRETTDEIGELSSNIDQAVHEVESLEKATDGIGTILRVINDIAEQTNLLALNAAIESARAGEAGRGFAVVADEVRTLAQRTQQSTTEIASMIEQLQSGASRVSSSMSSSQQRAESTVAKAQQTAEALSQIRETIQQINDMNIHIASAAEEQSHVAEEINGQTVNIKDLSILVHKAAQGAGVAINEQVSLVESQERIMNKFTV from the coding sequence ATGAAGTTTCGACATAAGGTTATTGCTGCATTTTCTGTGGTCATGACATGTACTCTGGGAATGTTAAGTATGCTTCAATATTTGAATATGAAGCAAGAAGTTGAACAGCAGGTTAATTCAAGTATTTTAGAAGTTGTCGATGGTGTACGTAGCACCGTGAGTGCCGAGTTGGCAGGAAAGGTGATGTTGGCAGATTATGTTACTGGCTTAATTGACACTAATGATAGTTCGGAAGAAATTACCTCAATACTGAGTCAACCCGAACTGAAACAGCTGTTTCTTTTAGTTGGTATAGGGTTTGAAGATGGGAGTTTTTTAGGTAATGACCCTTCTTGGAGACCAACAGATTATGATCCAAGGGCGAGAGGGTGGTATATAGACTCAAAGCAATTAAGAAAAACATTTATTACAGCCCCTTATGAAGATGCCGCAACAAAAGATATCCTTATATCTATTGCTACTACTGTCGAAGAAAACGGCCAATTTAAAGGCTCTTTATTTTTTGATTTAAGTTTAGGTGTATTAGCTGATTTAGTTAATCAAGTTGAGTTGTTTGATGCTGGCTACCTTTTTATTGTTGATCAAGATGGTACTGTAATTGCGCATCCAGAGAGCAAATATAATGGTAAATTATATAATGAGTTCTTACCTAATGTACAGTTGCAATCGGGCACACAAACAATAGAGATGAATGATTCACCATATAATGTAACCTTTACAGCAATTGATGGCCAAACATGGTCTATCGGAGTTGTATTAAACGAAGAGAAAATTTTTGAGAGTGTTGTTGAGTTAAGAGATACTTCATTATTATATTCAGCGTTAGCCGTCATTATAGCGATCATATTAATGCTGATTTTTATATCGAAATTGATACAACCGGTGCAAGTTCTTAATGAGGCGATTGATAATGTTGCTTCAGGAGAAGCGGATTTAACTCAACGTTTAGATATAAATATCGATGCTGAATTTGCTCCTTTAGCTCGTGGTTTTAATCAATTTATCGAGAACTTACAGAATCAAGTAACTGAAACTAAAAACCTAAGTCAGCAGTTAATTCAGGGAACACATCAAATATCATCAGGAGCACAAGAGTCTGCTAATGCAATGAATACGCAAATGATGGAGTTAGAGCAATTAGCAACAGCAATGAATGAAATGGCAGCGACGTCAGTTGATGTTGCAGGTAACGTCCAAAGTGCGGCTGAATATGCTAAACAAGCGGATGATGCAACTGAAAATGGAATGAATGTCGTACGTGAAACAACAGATGAAATTGGTGAATTATCTAGTAATATTGATCAGGCTGTGCATGAAGTTGAATCATTAGAGAAAGCTACGGATGGAATAGGGACTATTTTACGTGTTATTAATGATATAGCTGAACAAACGAACTTATTAGCATTAAATGCTGCGATCGAATCAGCACGAGCTGGTGAAGCAGGACGTGGGTTTGCGGTTGTTGCTGATGAAGTAAGAACATTAGCGCAGCGAACTCAGCAATCAACAACAGAAATAGCAAGTATGATTGAGCAGTTACAATCTGGAGCCTCGCGTGTATCTAGCTCAATGTCAAGTAGCCAGCAACGTGCAGAATCAACGGTAGCAAAAGCACAGCAAACGGCAGAAGCTCTATCTCAGATTAGAGAAACGATACAGCAAATTAATGATATGAATATTCATATAGCTTCCGCAGCAGAAGAGCAAAGTCATGTAGCGGAAGAGATAAATGGTCAAACGGTAAATATTAAAGACTTATCAATATTGGTTCATAAGGCTGCGCAGGGGGCAGGGGTAGCAATTAATGAGCAAGTCAGTTTAGTTGAAAGCCAAGAAAGGATAATGAACAAATTTACGGTGTAA